In one Lolium rigidum isolate FL_2022 chromosome 3, APGP_CSIRO_Lrig_0.1, whole genome shotgun sequence genomic region, the following are encoded:
- the LOC124698081 gene encoding uncharacterized protein LOC124698081 → MCGRGRRRRGGSDAAVAGSGGRGFCATALAVVALAAAAAVAFLESTAGGIAYAGDGWLHECAKWDAEGGRFLVSTFFGAGVAEVRVGAGTVEERVVVADPDVAGRLALGLAVDAPRRRILVAYADRPPRFGYAAVGAYDLGSGRRIFLARLDGPGESSFADDVAADEDGNVYVTDLKGSKIWKVSPDGEPLPAIKNATFTQRPGTLDNLLGLNGIVYHPNGYLLVIHTTGGDLFKVDPKTGAVSVVKVLGSLKRGDGLELLSPTRLAVAGMPTRLVESSDDWQTARVTGRYVGPAHRVGSSATVKDGDVYVNHIFGFGLGRKKTHVIAKAVFAPL, encoded by the exons ATGTGTGGCCGCGGACGGCGCCGTCGCGGCGGCTCCGACGCGGCGGTGGCAGGGTCGGGCGGGCGGGGCTTCTGCGCGACCGCGCTCGCCGTCGTGGCCCTGGCGGCCGCCGCGGCGGTCGCGTTCCTGGAGAGCACCGCCGGCGGCATCGCCTACGCGGGCGACGGGTGGCTCCACGAGTGCGCCAAGTGGGACGCCGAGGGCGGGCGGTTCCTGGTCTCCACCTTCTTCGGCGCCGGCGTGGCCGAGGTGCGCGTCGGCGCGGGGACCGTGGAGGAGCGGGTCGTCGTGGCGGACCCCGACGTGGCCGGGAGGTTGGCGCTGGGGCTCGCCGTGGACGCGCCCAGGCGGCGGATCCTCGTCGCCTACGCCGACCGGCCGCCGCGGTTCGGGTACGCCGCCGTGGGCGCGTACGACCTCGGCTCGGGGCGCCGCATCTTCCTCGCCCGCCTCGACGGGCCAG GCGAGTCGTCATTCGCCGACGACGTGGCCGCCGACGAGGATGGCAACGTCTACGTGACGGACCTCAAGGGCAGCAAGATCTGGAAGGTGAGCCCGGACGGCGAGCCGCTCCCGGCCATCAAGAACGCCACCTTCACCCAGCGTCCTGGAACGCTGGACAACCTCCTCGGCCTCAACGGCATCGTCTACCATCCCAACGGCTACCTCCTGGTGATCCACACCACCGGCGGTGACCTCTTCAAGGTGGACCCGAAGACAGGGGCTGTGAGCGTCGTGAAGGTGCTGGGCTCGCTGAAGAGGGGCGACGGGCTGGAGCTGCTCTCCCCAACGAGGCTGGCCGTCGCCGGCATGCCGACCCGACTGGTCGAGAGCTCCGACGACTGGCAGACCGCGCGTGTCACGGGCCGGTACGTCGGGCCGGCGCACAGGGTCGGGTCGTCGGCGACGGTGAAGGACGGGGACGTGTACGTCAACCACATCTTCGGCTTCGGGCTCGGCAGGAAGAAGACGCACGTCATTGCCAAGGCGGTGTTCGCGCCTTTGTAG